From Bacillus sp. FSL K6-3431, the proteins below share one genomic window:
- a CDS encoding helix-turn-helix transcriptional regulator produces MLQLIAPPLPTLLETGEDTYSSGQSHPNRSQIGVFDLLIVTQGCLVMGEDQKQFHIEAMQALILYPDRHHFSVIPCESTTHFYWFHFTTSKEWSELSEVSPKQGMEYMINSNRNPFSELPFWIRLPKHCKIHNWNVVDLLCKQILSSEVESTYSSEWQRQMLFQQLLQELASTTHLEKSLPTLAVAEQAADYLRRNFSRKVSYKELGESLCYHPNHIARCMINTLGCTPIEYVNRVRLEQAKVLLVSTNWSIEKIAENCGFSQTAYFSRFFKKEEGMSPKEFKQQYVRC; encoded by the coding sequence ATGCTACAATTAATCGCTCCGCCTTTACCAACCCTTTTAGAAACTGGGGAGGATACATATTCATCTGGTCAATCACACCCAAATCGTAGTCAGATTGGAGTATTTGATTTACTTATCGTCACACAGGGATGTTTAGTGATGGGAGAAGACCAAAAGCAGTTTCACATAGAGGCGATGCAAGCTCTTATACTTTATCCAGATCGACACCATTTTTCGGTAATACCATGTGAATCAACGACTCATTTTTATTGGTTTCATTTTACAACATCAAAGGAATGGTCAGAATTAAGTGAAGTTTCTCCTAAACAAGGGATGGAATACATGATAAACAGCAATAGAAATCCCTTTTCGGAACTTCCATTCTGGATAAGGCTTCCTAAACATTGCAAAATACATAATTGGAATGTTGTTGATCTTTTATGTAAACAAATACTATCTTCTGAAGTCGAATCTACTTATTCTTCGGAATGGCAAAGGCAAATGCTGTTTCAACAATTATTGCAGGAACTGGCAAGCACTACTCACTTGGAAAAGTCCTTACCTACATTAGCGGTGGCAGAACAGGCTGCGGATTATTTACGAAGGAATTTTTCGCGAAAAGTTAGCTATAAGGAGCTTGGCGAATCACTTTGTTATCACCCTAATCATATTGCCAGATGCATGATCAATACGTTAGGTTGTACCCCAATTGAATATGTCAATAGGGTTCGTTTGGAACAAGCAAAGGTTTTATTGGTTTCAACGAATTGGAGCATTGAAAAGATTGCTGAAAACTGTGGCTTTTCACAAACAGCTTATTTCAGCCGATTTTTCAAAAAGGAAGAAGGCATGTCTCCAAAAGAGTTTAAACAACAGTATG